In Vibrio sp. 10N, the following proteins share a genomic window:
- the glpD gene encoding glycerol-3-phosphate dehydrogenase, with product MGQTNNSYDVIVIGGGINGVAVAADAAGRGLDVALVEMNDLASATSSASSKLIHGGLRYLEHYEFRLVSEALAEREVLLKNAPHLVAPLRFQLPHRPHLRPAWMIRAGLFLYDHLGKRVSLLGSNSVKFAGNDSPLLPEMKIGFEYSDCAVDDARLVVTNAMMARDKGASIFTRTKCMGARRVADGWLVETTDTLTGESQSLKAKALVNAAGPWVDRFFDDQLALPSPRRIRLVKGSHIVVPRMYEGDHAYILQNEDKRIVFVIPYMDRYSVVGTTDVDYQGDPSQVAIDASETEYLCEIVNQHFKVKISPQDIVSDWSGVRPLCEDESDDPQAVTRDYTIELDDELDDAPLLSIFGGKLTTYRKLGQAAVDKLAPFFPHMGSPWTQTATLPGGNFSTRDALVEQTAKRYPWLDIGIIKRWVRAYGTNLERIVAGAEELTALGEHFGHGLYQVEVDYLMKSEWATSCADVLWRRTKLGLEFNDLQIEKLTTYVERSVSVTRLAMLKCAGE from the coding sequence ATGGGGCAAACGAACAATAGTTACGATGTGATAGTGATTGGTGGTGGTATTAACGGAGTTGCTGTCGCTGCCGATGCAGCAGGGCGTGGCTTGGATGTGGCGCTCGTTGAAATGAACGACCTGGCTTCTGCGACATCATCGGCCAGCAGTAAATTAATCCATGGCGGACTTCGATATCTTGAACATTACGAATTTCGTCTGGTTTCTGAAGCGTTGGCAGAACGAGAAGTGTTGTTAAAAAACGCCCCTCACTTAGTTGCTCCACTGCGCTTTCAGTTGCCTCATCGTCCCCATTTAAGACCCGCGTGGATGATTCGCGCGGGCCTGTTTCTCTATGATCATTTGGGCAAACGTGTGTCGCTACTGGGCAGCAACAGCGTGAAGTTTGCTGGCAATGACAGCCCACTGTTGCCGGAAATGAAGATAGGGTTTGAGTACTCAGATTGCGCCGTGGATGATGCTCGCTTGGTTGTCACCAACGCTATGATGGCACGGGATAAAGGCGCTTCCATTTTCACGCGAACTAAATGTATGGGCGCGCGCAGAGTCGCCGATGGTTGGTTAGTTGAAACGACAGACACGTTAACGGGTGAAAGCCAATCCTTAAAGGCAAAAGCCTTGGTGAATGCGGCTGGCCCTTGGGTAGATCGCTTTTTTGATGATCAATTGGCGCTGCCATCACCGAGGCGCATTCGACTGGTCAAAGGCAGTCACATTGTTGTCCCTCGTATGTATGAGGGCGACCATGCTTACATTTTGCAAAATGAAGACAAGCGTATCGTGTTCGTTATCCCTTATATGGATCGCTACTCTGTGGTCGGCACCACCGATGTCGACTATCAAGGCGATCCAAGCCAGGTTGCTATTGATGCCAGTGAAACTGAGTATTTGTGTGAGATCGTTAATCAACACTTCAAGGTGAAAATCAGTCCACAAGACATTGTTTCAGATTGGTCCGGTGTGAGGCCATTGTGTGAAGATGAATCTGATGATCCGCAAGCCGTTACTCGTGATTACACGATTGAACTTGACGATGAACTTGATGACGCCCCATTGCTATCAATTTTTGGTGGCAAGCTCACGACTTATCGCAAACTTGGCCAAGCTGCGGTAGATAAATTGGCTCCGTTTTTTCCTCATATGGGATCGCCTTGGACCCAAACGGCAACTTTGCCAGGGGGTAACTTTTCCACTAGAGATGCTCTTGTTGAGCAGACGGCTAAGCGCTATCCGTGGTTGGATATAGGCATAATCAAACGCTGGGTGCGAGCCTATGGAACGAACTTAGAGCGAATTGTTGCAGGTGCCGAGGAGTTAACAGCGCTTGGAGAGCACTTTGGACACGGCCTTTACCAAGTTGAAGTGGATTACTTAATGAAGAGCGAGTGGGCGACCAGTTGCGCAGATGTTTTGTGGCGAAGAACCAAACTTGGGCTTGAGTTTAATGATCTTCAAATCGAAAAGCTGACAACGTATGTGGAAAGGAGCGTGTCTGTCACGCGATTGGCGATGCTTAAATGTGCAGGTGAATAG